A region from the Vicia villosa cultivar HV-30 ecotype Madison, WI linkage group LG3, Vvil1.0, whole genome shotgun sequence genome encodes:
- the LOC131660629 gene encoding G-type lectin S-receptor-like serine/threonine-protein kinase SD2-5 — translation MAKKHLFFSYVVVLSISILFMSKPCFCGIQYIGKILPGTQGSQMNWIDREGKFLLSKNLNFAFGFMTTVNDSTKFLLVIIHVSSSTVIWTANRAKPVSNSDNFVFDQKGNAFLSKDGVLIWSTNTINKGVSSMVLQDNGNLVLLGGDNNSTVIWQSFDFPTDTLLPQQVFKEGMKLTSEPGANSLVYALEIESGNVVLSAEFRVPQVYWTMQKDNRKTVDKDGDVVVSANLSDNSWRFYDEKKSLLWQFIFSADAGDNATWIAVLGWDGVISFKNLNSGGSNGDSSTRIPQDPCGTPEPCDPYSVCTANRSSRCSCLSVVPSCKPGFVSPCDDGKPEKSVELLKGDDGISYFALDYLQPFSKTDLAGCQTSCRGNCSCLAMFFHKSSGNCFLLESVGSFQKSGNGDSGYVSYIKVSSDGGEKGSGVRPTHIVVIVVIVVLTLFVISVLIFVGVRYYRKKKMLPESPRENSEEDNFLENLTGMPIRYRYKDLEVATNNFSVKLGQGGFGSVYKGVLPDGTQLAVKQLEGIGQGKKEFRAEVSIIGSIHHLNLVRLKGFCADGTHRLLVYEYMANNSLDKWIFKKKKGEFLLDWDTRYNIAVGTAKGLAYLHEDCDSKIVHCDIKPENVLLDDHFMAKVSDFGLAKLMNREQSHVFTTLRGTRGYLAPEWITNYAISEKSDVYSYGMVLLEIIGGRKNYDTNETSEKNYFPSFAFKMMEEGKMRDILDSELQIDEHDDRVHCAIRVALWCIQEDMSMRPSMTKVVQMLEGLCTVPKPPTSSYLGSRLYATVFKSSSEGGNSSGPSDCNSDAYLSAVRLSGPR, via the coding sequence TTTTTCTCCTACGTTGTTGTTTTGTCTATCTCAATCCTCTTCATGTCAAAACCATGTTTCTGTGGTATTCAATACATCGGCAAAATCTTACCTGGTACACAAGGTTCACAAATGAATTGGATTGACAGAGAGGGTAAATTTCTCCTCTCAAAAAACCTAAATTTCGCTTTTGGTTTCATGACCACCGTCAACGACTCCACCAAGTTTCTACTAGTAATCATCCATGTATCAAGCTCCACCGTGATTTGGACTGCAAATAGAGCAAAACCTGTTTCTAATTCTGATAACTTCGTCTTTGATCAAAAAGGAAATGCTTTTTTATCAAAAGATGGTGTTTTGATTTGGTCTACAAACACAATTAACAAAGGGGTTTCTTCAATGGTGTTGCAGGATAATGGAAATTTGGTTTTGCTTGGGGGTGATAATAACAGTACGGTGATTTGGCAGAGTTTTGATTTTCCGACTGATACTTTGTTGCCTCAACAGGTTTTCAAAGAGGGGATGAAGCTTACTAGTGAGCCTGGTGCGAATAGTTTGGTTTATGCTCTTGAGATTGAATCTGGGAATGTTGTTCTTTCTGCTGAGTTTAGAGTACCACAGGTTTATTGGACTATGCAGAAGGATAACCGGAAGACGGTTGATAAGGATGGTGATGTCGTGGTTTCGGCGAATCTTAGTGATAATTCTTGGAGATTTTATGATGAGAAGAAGTCTTTGTTGTGGCAGTTCATATTCTCGGCTGATGCGGGTGATAATGCGACATGGATTGCTGTTTTGGGATGGGATGGTGTTATTAGTTTCAAGAATCTCAACAGTGGTGGATCGAATGGTGATTCTTCGACTAGGATACCGCAGGATCCTTGTGGTACACCGGAGCCTTGTGATCCTTACAGTGTATGCACGGCTAATCGCAGTAGCAGGTGTAGCTGTCTTTCTGTCGTTCCTAGTTGTAAACCTGGTTTTGTTTCTCCTTGTGATGATGGTAAACCAGAAAAATCTGTTGAACTTTTGAAAGGTGATGATGGGATTAGTTACTTTGCTCTTGATTATCTGCAGCCATTTTCGAAAACTGATTTGGCTGGGTGTCAAACTTCGTGTCGTGGTAATTGCTCTTGTCTTGCAATGTTCTTTCATAAGAGTTCGGGAAACTGTTTCCTTTTGGAGAGTGTAGGAAGTTTTCAGAAATCTGGTAATGGTGATTCTGGTTATGTTTCTTACATTAAGGTATCGAGTGATGGAGGCGAAAAAGGAAGTGGAGTTAGACCTACACACATCGTTgtcattgttgttattgttgtattaACTTTGTTTGTGATTTCTGTTCTGATCTTTGTTGGGGTAAGATACTACAGGAAAAAGAAAATGTTACCTGAATCTCCAAGGGAGAATTCAGAAGAGGACAATTTCTTGGAGAATTTAACCGGTATGCCAATACGTTACCGATACAAAGATCTTGAAGTTGCAACTAATAACTTCTCAGTGAAGCTTGGTCAAGGAGGTTTTGGCTCAGTTTATAAAGGAGTTCTACCTGATGGAACTCAATTAGCCGTGAAGCAACTGGAAGGTATTGGTCAAGGGAAGAAAGAGTTCAGAGCCGAAGTAAGCATCATTGGAAGCATTCATCATCTTAATTTGGTAAGGCTTAAAGGCTTTTGCGCAGACGGAACTCATAGGCTTTTAGTTTACGAGTATATGGCTAATAACTCGTTGGATAAATGGATATTCAAGAAGAAAAAAGGCGAATTTCTTCTGGATTGGGATACAAGGTATAACATAGCAGTCGGAACAGCGAAAGGGCTAGCTTATCTGCACGAAGATTGTGACTCAAAGATTGTCCATTGTGACATCAAGCCGGAAAACGTACTTCTCGACGATCATTTCATGGCTAAAGTCTCCGATTTCGGTTTAGCCAAGCTCATGAACAGAGAACAAAGCCATGTTTTCACAACGCTAAGAGGAACACGCGGCTACCTTGCACCAGAGTGGATAACAAACTACGCTATATCAGAGAAAAGCGACGTATACAGCTACGGAATGGTGTTGCTAGAGATTATCGGCGGAAGGAAGAACTACGATACTAACGAGACTTCGGAGAAAAACTATTTCCCTAGTTTCGCTTTCAAGATGATGGAGGAAGGTAAAATGCGAGATATACTCGATTCTGAGCTGCAAATTGATGAGCATGATGATAGGGTGCATTGTGCTATCAGGGTTGCATTGTGGTGTATACAAGAAGACATGTCAATGAGACCATCAATGACAAAGGTTGTTCAAATGTTGGAAGGTCTTTGTACTGTTCCTAAACCACCAACTAGTTCTTATTTGGGTTCTAGACTTTATGCAACTGTGTTTAAATCATCTAGTGAAGGAGGAAATTCCTCTGGTCCTTCGGATTGTAATAGTGATGCTTATCTATCAGCAGTTCGTCTTTCTGGCCCCAGATAA